The sequence aatattagtaattatttaaccaattttattacctagctagaaaatttgttagagagataaatggtcattagaaggatgaaaaattaatttacactaataattataatattttatatatttattattgtattatactataaatataatattatattacattatatcataatacattgatatgttatgttaaataatttaatattatattaaattattattctataatacataatgttatagtactatattataataatattatattacattacattaatattatactatatcatatatttatatattagtacatattatattttattatgttctgttatataatactggtaatgtcctttatggttattttgtcacacaaaagtactttctcagtttgtttaccagacacatgttaaagtgccacaacactttagaaatatagttaccaagcagtaaacaactttttataaacgttctacttcagacagctctacttccaacagctctacttttaaaagctctactgctaacagctcccccaaacaggaccTAATATGGATAGTTGAAAAAGGTCTATCTTAATTAGATTTCTATCTCTGAATGCAGTATTGTAAGAGGAGTTGCAGAAAATATGGTTTCAATAGAAAATTAGGTTTCTCAATATTGATTTCTTGCTCATTGACCTGAAATGGAGTTTGATATTTATTTCTTAATGGTAAGAATCTTCTGCCTAGGGTAACATTACCATTTAGAAAAGATAGAAACTCTTTAAAACTTGAACCCTTGCTTCTTGAGCTCTTTCTGAAAGTGTTTTTAGAAAATCCGTTTCCTGGACCCACTCATGCATCTACTCCCAATTCGGGTTATTAGGATTGATGCTAGTGCCAAATTTGTGGAAATACCATTTGGTATAGTGGCAACTTTGTATTGTAAAGTATACATTTACAATGCTTTGGGTACTCGACAAAAATGTCCTGAGCAAATGAAGTCACTACCATGTGTCGATGTGATAGCAATCATAAAGATCTTGTCACCTTTATCTCCCGTGTGACTTGTAAGCTAGTTGTCATGTTCACTCCAACAATGTAATATTTGGCTCCAACATGCTAGTGAAAAATCTGTCAGCACATGCATTAGTATCCAAAGAGCTGAAGGAGAAGGGAGTATTACTTCTCATGTCTGCTTTCTGTAGGCTTAATTGTTAGACAAGTGTGGCACATATCCAGGAATGGAAGGAGATCACATGGATTGATTGCATGAAAGATAAACAAGATATCCTTTTGACCACTAGGATCACATCTCATGTAGTTATGGTGTATCCATTTGATGGGTTATACCACTTGTTGTGTTTTGGTTTGATTGAATATCTCCTATCATAACCTAATAGGAATTATGGAATTTGGAATTGCACAAATGTGGGATATGCGTGCAAGGCAACCTAATTAGGAACCATGTCCGGGTGTGGTGCATGGTGTGCAATTCTTATTCTTACTGAGTGAAGTATAACCTAAAGGATTGTGTAACTTGAGTTTGAAATGCAACATCTTTCAAGAGTACCTCTGTCAGAATGCCTGCATATATTTATTAAAGAGCATGAATGATGCATTTGGAATGTTTCAAATTATAGAAAGGTAAATGCCAGAAATGGCATTTGAAAGGTTGATAAATGATATAGGAAGAAAATACAAGTATCACGGGCATCAATTTTGCTACAGAAAGTAAAGATGGTCTAAATTGACAATGCCTAGATCACCACATCCATATAGTCTGGGTCAAGATCGAGTTGAATGTTAGTATGTTCCAGCTTGCTTAAGAACTTCTTATTGGAGAAACTCACATATTCGATATTGCATTTTAATTGAACTCCAATCTTAAATTGAATGCACACCTTCTGTATTTCAGAACTATGCCTTGCTGTTCTAAAGGTGTAGCACATGTCTGAAATTTGAAAGAAGGTTTTATTAAACAATCTACTTTGCAAGGCTAGATTTTTTCCAAGTATACTGCCAAGTGATACTTGGGTCTTGCATAGTCAAGTGATATTTAATGAATGAGATGCTTAGGCTCTCTCTTGTACTGTCATAAGATCTAGTCAACTTAGATTTATATCCTTCTTCTTTGACTTTTGGTATGGTAGTATATGGTCAATCATAGCCTACTACAATCTATAGGGTTAAGAGGTtacaaaataatttatatttgtatttttCTTAATTGACTTTTGGTATGGTAGGACATATCCAATCATAGCCTACTATAAACCATGGGATTGCAATGTTTTCAAAGTAAATTATTTACATCTTTCTTATTGGTATAGTACAATATGACCAATCATAGCCAACTATAAACTATGGGGTTACAAAGTTGTCAAAATGTGTTTTTATGTACAGACCATTAGTAATCACAACGTGCCTAAAAGACTCTTAAAAATACGGTTACTTGTACTGTTGTGGGAAGAAGATGTTATATGATTGGAACAATAAGTTGAAGCTCAGCAGGAGACAACCAATGAAACAGCTTGAATATTTGAAAAACTTTTAGAAAGCTAATTTATGCAATAAGTTCTAAAAGGCAACATGTTGTTTATACTTTATATAGCCACAACGAAATAAAGTTAACAGAATCCCTGGGCTAGCAGGTTAGAAAATTATTGATAGCATGTGTGTGACAATGTTGATCTATAAGCAGTATCATTGAAACATCACAAGACTTGTCAATGTGATTATATTATGGAGTTGCTGTCGTTCCCTCCTGCCACCACCACCACTGTTACTCTGAAGAAGTCTTGTGTTTGCCGGTGGAAATAATGTTGAGATGTCTAACTCCTTCATGGACCTCCATGTTTTAAAACAGAATAAAGACTCGGGACTCCAGAAAAGTTTTTTGTATAGCATTATATCTTGAAGTTAGATTTATAATACCTGTACATGACTTTTTAATGTCTATCTTTTTACCATCTAACTGGAATGACTGTTCTGTTTACTCTTTACCGTTTCTGATATGTACTAGATCTTTATCTATTCTGAATTTTAACAAGCATATTGCCTGATAGGAGGTTTgtatattttttcctttttgcagTGTGCTCTTAAAATCTGCTAAGCTTGTGGTGTGGTTCTGTTCTTGCTTCATCAATACCGTGTAGCAACTATTTGCCCTGTCTCATTTGCTTTATTCCATTTACGAGATCTTTTTGTTAGATTTAGACAACAACTACTGAAACCACAACCCTGCAGGATCTCATTTCCTGTTTTATTGTCCTTGCACAATGAACAGATTTTGGGGTTGCTGAACAATATCAGAATAACCTGTTATTATAAGAAATCATTTTTCATGGTCTTGATCTGGTGATTCTTCCCTTCTGAAACATAAGTAAAATGGAGATAAACCAATAAGAGCTGGTGGACTATTTGAAAAAAATCCAAACAGTTGCACTGTGATCCAATGGAATCTGGAAAAGGAGTTGGCCCTGCAAGCCAAAGATTTACACAGGGTTCATCAGGCTCTGCTAACACCAATGCTAGGCCTCCAGAGTTTAATGTATCAAGTGGTGTTAGGCCTGTACTAAATTACTCAATTCAGACCGGTGAAGAGTTTGCTCTTGAATTTATGCGAGAACGGGCAATGTCCAAGAAGCCCTCTGTGCCAAATACATCCGGAGATCAAAATGTTGCTCTTGGTTACATGGACTTGAGGGGAATGTTGGGTGTCTCACCACACTCAGGTTCTGGAAGTGGATCGGATGTTTCAATGCTTGTGACTGGAGATAATCAACAGTTAAAACAGATGGAGAAAACAAGCTTCTCTGAAACAGAAAAAAAGGGTCAGTATGTATCATCAAGGTCCATGCCGCGAGTCTCATTAGGTGAAGGGAGTAGTCGAGGAATTTCTCATGGGTATACTTCTTCAGAGTCTTCTGATATCTcgtcaaaaaaaatgaagttccTCTGCAGCTTTGGTGGTAAGATTTTGCCTCGACCAAGTGATGGAAAACTCAGGTATGTAGGAGGTGATACACACATTATTCGAATAAGCAGGGACATTTCCTGGCAAGAACTCATGCAAAAGACAATGGCAATATACAACCAACCACATACTATTAAATATCAACTGCCAGGGGAGGATCTTGATGCCTTGGTGTCAGTTTCCTGTGATGAGGATTTGCAAAATATGATGGAGGAGTGCAGTATCCTAGATGGCGGTGAGAGATCGCAGAAACCTAGGATGTTTTTATTTTCGTCTGTTGATTTTGATGACACGCATTTTAGCGTGGGCAGTATGGAAGGGGATTCTGAAATTCAGTATGTTTTTGCTGTCAATGGCATGGATGTAGGAGCTGGAAAGGCTCCAAGTGGTCATGGCTTGGCAAGCACATCAGGAAGTGACTTGGATCAGTTACTCAGTTCTAATGTTGAGGCTGACAGAGCCAATGCAACCAGAGTTGCTACTGCACCTGTGGTGCCTTCTGTTACGTTATCTATGCAGATGCAGCCAAGTTTTTCTAGTAACTATGATACCCATTTGCATTCTTATTGGGACCGTGACGTGCATTATGAGGAAGGTAACCATTATGCATACACCACCAGCCACCCTTCTGACAGATTTCATAATTTAGATAGCAGGATTTCCATCCCTATGTCTGTGCCATCTGATTATGAATATAACTCTCAGTGCACACACATCAGAGGAACTTCTGGTCCAATGGCAGTTCACAATCTTCCATCTCTCCATCAAGGCACAAAAGAAGGGCTATGCAGTGGCATAAGTTCGCGTGATCAAGAAGCATCAATTAAAGAATCAAAGTTGGCAGTAGACAGTTCGTctcagaaaaaaaatgaaggtgaGCATCTCCGATCTCTGGAAAATGAACTTACTGCATCCATGCAACAACATGATGTTTCAGCATCAAATTTTATGCAAGCTGAGGTACCCTATGTTGCTTCTGTACCAGAGAATTTAACATCTGTGCCACCTATAAAACATAATGGGAAGCACCTGGAGCCTGCACCTGTTTCATCATCAGCTGATGCTGCATGTGCTGGTCAGGGTTCTGAGTTCAATGAAGATGAGCACTGCTCATCTGGCGGAGCTTTTACATCTGGATTTTCTGACTGCAAGGCTGATATGGCTGATCTAGGCGACAATGATCCACCTTCACATCCTTTCCGAGTTTATCAGTCTGAGATGATCCCTAGAGAGCAGGCAGAGTTCCATAATCGCTTATCAAAATCAGATGATTCAATTGGGTCTCAATTTCTAATACTTCACTCACATCCTAGTGTGGCTCAGGAATCTATTGCTGAAGCTCTTGATCCTTCGCATGAAGGAAATTTAGTTTCTCAGACTGAGAAGTCTTCCTCAGTGACGAGACCACCACTAGAGGATGATTTAATGCAGTTCGAAAAATATGAAGAGCCGGCTGATGCAATGTCTCAAAAGAGTCATTGCAAACCCATCTCAGCTCCTGAAGGATCAGAAATTGCAAAATTTCCCCGTCCGCCTATTGGTAATGAGCCCTTGACCAGTTGGGCTTTTCATGATCCTGAGGTCCATGCATTATCTGACCAAACTGATGTCATGAGTTGTGAACTGAGTCGTAAAACAGTGAGGAAGATTCAGGTATCTGAATTGAATCATGCACCTCTGGCCTCAGTTGATGATAAAATCACTGTCAATGAAGCCAGACATGTAGAAAAAAACACGTCTATTGGTGAAAAGAATTTGGTCAAAAGCAATTTCAATGAACGTGCTGTTGATGGAGCTGCCATTAAGCAGCAAGGAAGTCCTGCTGTTGATACATACTCGACCGATGCTACAGATTACTCCTCGGCTTTCCACTGGACAGGGGGCAGTAATCATGCTGTTTCTCAGGAGGAACCTTCTGTTCCTCCACCAGAGCAGAGAGGTATTATCAATATCAATGATCGATTCCCTCCTGATCTACTATCTGATATCTTTTCAAAGGCTAGGATTCCTGAGGATTCACCTAATTTAGCTCCCCTCTGCAAAGATGATACTGGCCTCAGCTTGAACATGCAAAACCATCAACCTCAGCGGTGGTCTTTCTTCAGAAATCTGGCCCCTGATGAGTTTGCACGTAAAGATGTTTCTCTTATGGATCAAGACCACTTTAGTTATGCATCTTTGCTTACAAAGGTTGAAGAGGGGGTTTCTAGGCCATATCCATTTGCACCTTTTGAAAATGAGGGAGTTGATTTAAGTTACATGGAATcccaaattgattttgatggggCAATGCAACAGGAAGCATCAAGCACCATTATACAGGATGCAGGCATCTTGAACCCAAGTTCTATACCATCACAGATTGCTCATCCCCATGTAATGGATAAGGGTGAAGGTTTGCAAGTTGAGAATCCTTTCTCAAAGTTGGGAGAGAACTTAAGAGCAAATGCTTCAGAGTATGAGGTATAGTTTTTTCTTTGCAGCCCGATTAGTGGGTATGTTTTAACTAAATTGATAATAAATAagatttcctttttttgttttcaggaaTTGAAATTTGTGGTTGAGGAAGTTGCTGGGCCAGTTATAGATGCTTCTATGGGCGATTTTGATCTCAGCAATTTGCAGGTTTGATCGTTGGACATATCTGTTAATTTATGTAAAGTAGAGCATATTGATGTTGCCGACAAGTCTGTTATTTAGTGTTCAAAGCATTAGATTAGGTATTTTTGAGGAAAAAGATATTGTGCCCTATCTTGAAGGAGGCAGTTGTTCCACACTCATACTTTATGATTTTATCTTGTATGAGCGTTAGATCTTAGCTAATGAAAAAATGGGTAGGCAGTTAAATTTAGCTGGTCTAAATGTGGTCTTTGTTAACAGAAATTGTCATCTTGTCGCATATTTTCCcttttatattaatatttggCCTCTCTGACAATGGTGTTCAATTTTGATAGTCCTCAAGCAAATGTCATCCACTTTTGTTATCATTGAGCCTCTTCCGCACTGTATGATGCCCTGTCCTAGCTATCCGTGTGGTGCTATGACCATTGTTAGTTAACAGGTTCTACACTGTCATCAAACATATGCTCTCAGAAGTTGAAACTTTCATAGTTAGCAGGTTAGAAAGATCTTCATTTAGAGAGGGTAAGAGAGCTGCATGTGGCATGTGGATTTGTACTAACTAAACCCAGAATAAGCAGAATCAGATAGCATaaaagcataataatataaacaATATTTGCAATCTCGGTACCGGATCCAGTACCAGTACCTTATTAGTACAGTGTCAATACACCCATATGAGGATCGGTTCGGTGTACCTGCATTCTTTATGCCCCCATACCGAGTATCGATATGGTATGATACGGCTCAGTATAGGGTATGCATCAGTATTACGAACCTGAAAAGGAAAAACATTAGAACTTGATTTCTCCGAAACAAATTGTTTCGAGAGGCAAGTGACTGACAGAAGGGTAATTTAACTTGGAAGCAACAACATAGGTGATGTAAAAGTATAGCATATGAttctgtatatgtatatgtatgtacatatgatTGTGCTTATACAAAGGGAGTTGGTTGCGGGAAGACTGTAAACTAGATTGCATCcaatctcttctcttttttttttgtaaaaatacATCCGATCTTTATATGCACGCAATATTCAGAAACAGGATAAAAGGCactaatataaaattaattgaACAAACCCTGCTAGTCACCTTGTTATTATTAATAATGTTCTTGGATCTTATTTTACATGTATTATGAACTTGGTGAGTATTCTTAAAAAGAGGCATTGGCAGATCATAAAGAATGAGGATCTTGAAGAACTGAGAGAACTAGGTTCTGGTACATTTGGAACTGTGTATCATGGAAAATGGAGGGGCACTGATGTGGCCATAAAGCGGATAAAGAAGAGCTACTTTACAGGTCGCTCATCCGAGCAAGAGAGACTGGTGAGCTCTCTAATCATATTAGACTAATTAAATTATTTCATTCTCCTATTCCTAACCTGGATGTTTATTCTCAGCAAGAGTGACCATATAGTCCAAATCCTTTTGTAGACAAACATTTGCTCAACCAATTAACTATCTGACTGGAAGTATTGAGTTGAGCAATATTGTTTTTTTGATATATTATGAATGATGAACAACACCATTCTCAGACCCAGGAGTTTTGGCGGGAAGCTGAAATTCTTTCAAAGCTTCACCATCCAAATGTGTTGGCTTTTTACGGGGTTGTGCAAGATGGACCAGGAGGTACCTTAGCAACTGTTACAGAATTCATGGTTAATGGTTCTCTTAGGCATGTTCTGCTGCGGAAAGACAAGTATTCTTTAGTACACCCTCCTATGCTATTCTTTTGCTATAATTGAACTGGCACTTTCTAATAAATGGAACTAACAGATATCTTGACCGTCGGAAACGGCTTACAATCGCAATGGATGCAGCTTTTGGGATGGAATATTTGCATTCGAAAAATATTGTACATTTTGATTTGAAATGTGACAACTTGCTTGTCAACCTCAAAGACCAATCACGCCCCATCTGCAAGGTAAGTTGCTGTTTTCAATTTTCATAATTAGTGATTTAGTTTGTGCTAAAATATGCACTGCATTAAGGTTTTTCACTCAAGCAGCATTTCCAAATAAACTAAACTTTTTCATAATGAACCTCATCTAGGTAGGTGATTTTGGCTTATCAAAAATTAAACGAAATACCTTGGTTTCTGGAGGTGTGAGAGGAACACTACCATGGATGGCTCCGGAATTACTAAATGGAGGCAGCAATAAGGTGTCTGAGAAGGTAAACTTTTGATTTATATGCGTTttgtctttatttatttttgctttttgCTGGACAATCAAGTCTTGGGTCTGTCGTTTTCAAAGTGCATTGATTGGTTTTTGAAATTAAAAGATATTGTGATACCTAGGTTTCTATACTCACTAATATCAAGCGCCATACCATATTGATAAATGCAGGTTGATGTGTTCTCCTTTGGCATCGTCATGTGGGAAATTCTTACAGGGGAGGAGCCTTATGCCAACATGCATTATGGGGCAATCATAGGTATGCTTGAATGGGTtcgtttattttgttttttttttttaattggtaACTTTAAAAGGTGTGCCTCCCAATAGAAACCTCACTTATCTCAGGTGGCACGTTGCTTTTATTAATCATTCTCCAGGATCCTAACATCAGTAGGTGATGATTATAGGCTCCAGATGCAGAAAAAACCATAAACTGAGTTGGTAGCCTGGACTCTAGTAGTCTTTGCTGTTGTTTCTGTATGTTGTGCGTTAGCATGGGTGACTTCATTCAAGAGTTTGAAGTAGCCTAgctattttatttcttctattaCACCATCTGGTTTCCCTGCATGCCTTTCCTAGGAAAACCATTTGCCTGTTAGATCTCTCTGGCAGGCACCTGCTATATCTCTTACTGGGATGTTTCTTGAATGCCTGCTTCGAgctatccctttttttttttttttgaggtgtAGAGCTATCCCTTATTTATGCCAAAAAACTTGTGTTAGGGAAACTATATCTGTTTGCAGCTATGTTTACTTTGATTTCTGAACCCAATGCAGGAGGAATTGTGAACAATACACTGAGGCCGCCTGTGCCAGCCAACTGCGACCCAGAATGGAGAAGGCTAATGGAGCAGTGCTGGGCCCCTGATCCAGTTCAACGACCGGCCTTCACCCAAATTGCCGGTCGGTTGCGTGCCATGTCTGTGGCCAGTCAAACAAAACCAGCAAAATGATGATAAACCAGTACATCAGTATATGGCGCTCGTGTTGTTGTCGCTGTCATCTTCGACTTCTAAGACTATATAATCTCATAAATACTGTAAGATATGTTTTGTGGAGAGAGATGGATTAGATCCCATGATCTGTGCCATTATTATTTTGAATTTGTGTGTATTAAGGCTCttctttgtcttttttttttctgtttgggGGCGCGTGTGAGCTGTGTGTTTTTACCAGTTCATGATATTAAAATGTAtccatattttataaaaaaaggaaTAGAGAAACTCTTGTAACGAGAGTTGAGTGGCTTTCTTATTACTGGATAAACCATCAAGTATTGTGTTATGATTTCTGCCTTTCTGCATGAACTTGCTTTGTGAATGGATCTGTTCCTGACCAGAATCCAAACTGATCAGCTGGATCTGATAAACGCTGTTAATCGGGAAACCAATATAATGATCGGAATCTGATGTTACCTGAATGACAAACGAATCTGTTTTAATAGTAACTTGACCATGCTAAGTCTGCACTCAGGCCGAGACAGATTGTTGCAGTGTTCTTGAGCTGTGGTTTATTGGTCATGACATCGCGGGGCAAAACCTTATCCCTCCTTGGGCAGGATAAGGTTTTCATATGGCTGATCACCAGATCAACTCTTTTGCTCTTGAGCATTCATCATGGCATGTAGATTACTAGAAAAATACACCTTCTAGCCTCCAAGCAGGCACATAGCTTTCAACCCGTCAAGTGGTTGCAGTTCCACAGCCAACCAAATGGATGAAAGATCTATTCCAACATATAAAGTAGTTGATTCAAAGAGTACAGAAAAAATCAGTTAAGGGGAGCTTTCACGAACCTCACCACCAACCCAACTTTGGTCCCTCCAAATTTTTATCTGAAAGCGAATCCATTGGAGGGGTCTGGCGGAAAATTAGGCATATTCCATTGCCCAGTTCGAACACCATCTAATCTCATCACACTTCCATTTCTGCTGCTGTGCCATTTCCAGCATCACCGTAAATAAACTATTCTCATGGAAAAAATGGGGCCCATGCAATGACTTTTGGCACGTCCATTTGGTGGCTACCGACTGCCGAGTACTAATCTTGGATAAGATAATATACACGATAAGGATGCTGTCATATCCTAACCTCAACAGATAATGTCATACTATGGTGCAAAGTTGTGGAATATTTCTTTGTGTAACCTACTTTGGCTGGCTGCAGGGTTGACAAGTGATCATGATGGATACCTTTTAACAATATAAAGAGACTAATTACGTTATCTCGACGCAGAGCCCCACGTTAAAGATGCCGAGTCCTCTGTCAGCTTGGCCCACCTTCTAAGACTAGATTTCAGACTTAACCTCAGCATGTTTAAACATGAAGAGTACCTACCCAAATCACATTAGTAGGCCAATGAAAGCGAGAAGATAAATAAATCATGCCATCTGTGAGAGGGCTTAGACGCATACTATGCCGAATGAGGGCGTCACGTATTAGATTATATGTAGAGAATGACCATCAgaagtattaaaaaaaaaaaaaaaactggccAAATCACGTGAATGGCCCGGCAGCCCCAGGACAGACAGCGACTGCTGCTCTTCCTTCTTACTGAAATCGTATCCAATCTAGATCTTTTTATCCAATCGGACGGTTCGGACTCAGAGGCACCAAACTGGGCCGTCCGATCAAGTAAAACCGGCCCGAGGCGTGCGGGCCCACTGTTGACTGGTCAACGTGTGGGAGAAGATCTAGCGTTGGAATCCATGTGCTCCCCACGTGCGTAGCCCAGCAGCCCAAGGACAGAACTGCAACTTCTGCTCTTCTTCCTGAAACCATATCCAATCTAGATCTTTTCATCCAATCGGACGGCTCGGAAGGAGAGCCATCGAACTGGGCCGTCCGATCAAGTACTTGCTGCTGGTCCGTTCAAACCGGCCCAGGCCCACGTGATGGACCGACGGTGCCGGACGAGCCGGGTGGGCGCCTTGTTGACTGGTCAACGGATCTAGCGTTGGATTCGCCATCGGGTGCGTGTCCGCGCACGTCGAAGCGACACCCGCATAAACGTTTGTGCGGGCACCAAAATTTCATTGGATCGTGCCGGCGTCATTGTAAGGAGGATGGGATGGCTTCCACGTGGAGTATTTTGACGGATGATATGAAACCGCATAAGGTTTTTCAAGCAAGCGATTGGAAGAGAGTTTGTCCATCACTTTTAGATTTAAATGTAGATTGATAAATAAGGAATTTATTACTTCTTTCTCTTCTGTCCCTGTGCTGTCGCCATCACTTCCCCTCGTGACGCGCTTCTGAATTTTTCCTTGCTTGAGACCCGACAACCCGAGGGGCACGACGGTTTTCTATCTTTAAAATAAAAAGttttatagttttttttttttttttttttgccttgctgtcttttttttttttctttcccacaGTTTGAAAGTGTACTAGCAGATTCCCTGTGAGATTTCTCTAAGCAATATTAATTGCAAACTAAATATGACCTACGGAAATGAGTTAAGCTACTTGAGCTTGTTTGATGATCATTCTTGGATCCAACAATGGGCTC is a genomic window of Phoenix dactylifera cultivar Barhee BC4 chromosome 4, palm_55x_up_171113_PBpolish2nd_filt_p, whole genome shotgun sequence containing:
- the LOC103723481 gene encoding uncharacterized protein LOC103723481 isoform X2; the protein is MESGKGVGPASQRFTQGSSGSANTNARPPEFNVSSGVRPVLNYSIQTGEEFALEFMRERAMSKKPSVPNTSGDQNVALGYMDLRGMLGVSPHSGSGSGSDVSMLVTGDNQQLKQMEKTSFSETEKKGQYVSSRSMPRVSLGEGSSRGISHGYTSSESSDISSKKMKFLCSFGGKILPRPSDGKLRYVGGDTHIIRISRDISWQELMQKTMAIYNQPHTIKYQLPGEDLDALVSVSCDEDLQNMMEECSILDGGERSQKPRMFLFSSVDFDDTHFSVGSMEGDSEIQYVFAVNGMDVGAGKAPSGHGLASTSGSDLDQLLSSNVEADRANATRVATAPVVPSVTLSMQMQPSFSSNYDTHLHSYWDRDVHYEEGNHYAYTTSHPSDRFHNLDSRISIPMSVPSDYEYNSQCTHIRGTSGPMAVHNLPSLHQGTKEGLCSGISSRDQEASIKESKLAVDSSSQKKNEENLTSVPPIKHNGKHLEPAPVSSSADAACAGQGSEFNEDEHCSSGGAFTSGFSDCKADMADLGDNDPPSHPFRVYQSEMIPREQAEFHNRLSKSDDSIGSQFLILHSHPSVAQESIAEALDPSHEGNLVSQTEKSSSVTRPPLEDDLMQFEKYEEPADAMSQKSHCKPISAPEGSEIAKFPRPPIGNEPLTSWAFHDPEVHALSDQTDVMSCELSRKTVRKIQVSELNHAPLASVDDKITVNEARHVEKNTSIGEKNLVKSNFNERAVDGAAIKQQGSPAVDTYSTDATDYSSAFHWTGGSNHAVSQEEPSVPPPEQRGIININDRFPPDLLSDIFSKARIPEDSPNLAPLCKDDTGLSLNMQNHQPQRWSFFRNLAPDEFARKDVSLMDQDHFSYASLLTKVEEGVSRPYPFAPFENEGVDLSYMESQIDFDGAMQQEASSTIIQDAGILNPSSIPSQIAHPHVMDKGEGLQVENPFSKLGENLRANASEYEELKFVVEEVAGPVIDASMGDFDLSNLQIIKNEDLEELRELGSGTFGTVYHGKWRGTDVAIKRIKKSYFTGRSSEQERLTQEFWREAEILSKLHHPNVLAFYGVVQDGPGGTLATVTEFMVNGSLRHVLLRKDKYLDRRKRLTIAMDAAFGMEYLHSKNIVHFDLKCDNLLVNLKDQSRPICKVGDFGLSKIKRNTLVSGGVRGTLPWMAPELLNGGSNKVSEKVDVFSFGIVMWEILTGEEPYANMHYGAIIGGIVNNTLRPPVPANCDPEWRRLMEQCWAPDPVQRPAFTQIAGRLRAMSVASQTKPAK
- the LOC103723481 gene encoding uncharacterized protein LOC103723481 isoform X1, coding for MESGKGVGPASQRFTQGSSGSANTNARPPEFNVSSGVRPVLNYSIQTGEEFALEFMRERAMSKKPSVPNTSGDQNVALGYMDLRGMLGVSPHSGSGSGSDVSMLVTGDNQQLKQMEKTSFSETEKKGQYVSSRSMPRVSLGEGSSRGISHGYTSSESSDISSKKMKFLCSFGGKILPRPSDGKLRYVGGDTHIIRISRDISWQELMQKTMAIYNQPHTIKYQLPGEDLDALVSVSCDEDLQNMMEECSILDGGERSQKPRMFLFSSVDFDDTHFSVGSMEGDSEIQYVFAVNGMDVGAGKAPSGHGLASTSGSDLDQLLSSNVEADRANATRVATAPVVPSVTLSMQMQPSFSSNYDTHLHSYWDRDVHYEEGNHYAYTTSHPSDRFHNLDSRISIPMSVPSDYEYNSQCTHIRGTSGPMAVHNLPSLHQGTKEGLCSGISSRDQEASIKESKLAVDSSSQKKNEGEHLRSLENELTASMQQHDVSASNFMQAEVPYVASVPENLTSVPPIKHNGKHLEPAPVSSSADAACAGQGSEFNEDEHCSSGGAFTSGFSDCKADMADLGDNDPPSHPFRVYQSEMIPREQAEFHNRLSKSDDSIGSQFLILHSHPSVAQESIAEALDPSHEGNLVSQTEKSSSVTRPPLEDDLMQFEKYEEPADAMSQKSHCKPISAPEGSEIAKFPRPPIGNEPLTSWAFHDPEVHALSDQTDVMSCELSRKTVRKIQVSELNHAPLASVDDKITVNEARHVEKNTSIGEKNLVKSNFNERAVDGAAIKQQGSPAVDTYSTDATDYSSAFHWTGGSNHAVSQEEPSVPPPEQRGIININDRFPPDLLSDIFSKARIPEDSPNLAPLCKDDTGLSLNMQNHQPQRWSFFRNLAPDEFARKDVSLMDQDHFSYASLLTKVEEGVSRPYPFAPFENEGVDLSYMESQIDFDGAMQQEASSTIIQDAGILNPSSIPSQIAHPHVMDKGEGLQVENPFSKLGENLRANASEYEELKFVVEEVAGPVIDASMGDFDLSNLQIIKNEDLEELRELGSGTFGTVYHGKWRGTDVAIKRIKKSYFTGRSSEQERLTQEFWREAEILSKLHHPNVLAFYGVVQDGPGGTLATVTEFMVNGSLRHVLLRKDKYLDRRKRLTIAMDAAFGMEYLHSKNIVHFDLKCDNLLVNLKDQSRPICKVGDFGLSKIKRNTLVSGGVRGTLPWMAPELLNGGSNKVSEKVDVFSFGIVMWEILTGEEPYANMHYGAIIGGIVNNTLRPPVPANCDPEWRRLMEQCWAPDPVQRPAFTQIAGRLRAMSVASQTKPAK